The following coding sequences lie in one Tichowtungia aerotolerans genomic window:
- the argS gene encoding arginine--tRNA ligase, with product MNNKITLIEKQLSDWCSETFTACFPETDLSSIHLGVIESKKEQFGDYQCEAAMKLAKALQNNPRAIGQAFIDKAVLPDVVEKIEIAGPGFINIFLKNEGLSAQLDAMLGDDTLGLPNIGNGQTVIIDYSSPNVAKPMHIGHIRSTVIGNSLDRLYRALGYNVIADNHLGDWGTQFGLIILGYREFADQEALKTAPVEELERIYVESYNRSKDDDTWRDRAKAELVKLQQGDAENRALWEKFIELTLSEFNKIYKRLDVSFDLYRGESYYNDDLASVIDRLQAEKLCEESEGALICNLEDDNLNVAIVRKSDGGYNYTTTDIATVASRTEEFQPSEIIYVTDERQQLHFKQFFHICKKLGIDTKLTHVWFGLMRLPEATFSTREGNVIKLEALLDEAEKRALEVVKASSPDMDEAQQREVARAIGIGAIKYTDLSQNPQSLVTFTWEKALAMDGNSAPYLQYAYARIASVRDKYAAQFPDTNPEDFPIILTEEQERRLALKLTRFASAVEAAVRLHRPSIMADYLYDLSQAYSSFYQNVPFLKADEGPRESRIRICALAAAVLKNGLSLLGIETPERI from the coding sequence ATGAACAACAAGATTACATTGATTGAAAAACAGCTTTCCGACTGGTGCTCCGAAACCTTCACCGCCTGTTTCCCGGAGACAGATCTCTCCAGCATTCATCTCGGGGTGATTGAATCGAAGAAAGAACAGTTCGGCGACTACCAGTGCGAAGCCGCCATGAAACTCGCCAAAGCGCTCCAAAACAATCCGCGCGCCATTGGGCAGGCCTTCATCGACAAAGCCGTCCTCCCCGACGTCGTCGAAAAAATCGAAATCGCCGGCCCCGGATTCATTAACATCTTCCTCAAAAATGAAGGGCTCTCAGCCCAACTCGATGCAATGCTCGGCGACGACACCCTGGGCCTTCCAAACATTGGAAACGGCCAAACCGTCATCATCGACTACTCCAGCCCCAATGTGGCAAAACCGATGCATATCGGCCACATCCGCTCCACCGTCATCGGAAACTCACTGGACCGGCTTTACCGTGCGCTCGGATACAACGTCATCGCCGACAACCACCTCGGCGACTGGGGAACCCAGTTCGGCCTCATCATCCTCGGCTACCGCGAATTCGCCGATCAGGAAGCCCTGAAAACCGCACCGGTCGAAGAACTCGAACGCATCTACGTCGAAAGCTACAACCGCTCCAAGGACGACGACACCTGGCGAGATCGCGCCAAAGCCGAACTCGTCAAGCTCCAGCAAGGCGACGCAGAAAACCGCGCGCTCTGGGAAAAATTCATCGAACTGACCCTCAGCGAATTCAACAAAATCTACAAACGTCTCGATGTATCCTTCGACCTCTATCGCGGCGAAAGCTACTACAACGATGATCTCGCCAGCGTCATTGACCGTCTGCAGGCTGAAAAACTCTGCGAAGAATCCGAAGGTGCCCTCATCTGCAATCTGGAAGACGACAACCTCAACGTCGCCATCGTCCGCAAATCGGATGGCGGCTACAACTACACCACCACCGACATCGCCACCGTCGCCTCGCGCACCGAAGAGTTCCAACCTTCAGAAATCATTTACGTCACCGACGAACGCCAGCAGCTGCACTTCAAACAGTTCTTCCACATCTGCAAAAAGCTGGGCATCGATACCAAACTCACCCACGTCTGGTTCGGCCTCATGCGCCTGCCTGAAGCCACCTTCTCCACCCGCGAAGGAAACGTCATCAAGCTCGAAGCCCTGCTCGACGAAGCCGAGAAACGCGCGCTCGAAGTCGTTAAAGCCTCCAGCCCGGACATGGACGAAGCTCAGCAGCGCGAAGTCGCCCGCGCGATCGGAATCGGCGCCATCAAATACACCGACCTCAGCCAGAACCCGCAGAGCCTCGTCACCTTCACCTGGGAAAAAGCGCTCGCCATGGACGGCAACTCCGCGCCGTACCTTCAGTACGCCTACGCCCGCATCGCCTCCGTGCGCGACAAATACGCCGCGCAATTCCCGGACACAAATCCAGAAGACTTCCCGATCATTTTGACCGAAGAACAGGAACGTCGACTCGCGCTGAAGCTTACACGCTTTGCGTCCGCCGTTGAAGCCGCCGTGCGCCTCCACCGCCCCAGCATCATGGCTGACTACCTCTACGACCTCTCGCAGGCCTACAGTTCCTTCTACCAGAACGTCCCGTTCCTCAAAGCCGATGAAGGCCCGCGCGAAAGCCGCATCCGCATCTGCGCTCTCGCCGCTGCCGTCCTCAAAAACGGCCTCTCGCTGCTGGGAATCGAAACGCCGGAACGGATCTAA
- the tgt gene encoding tRNA guanosine(34) transglycosylase Tgt has product MKFGYEKLKQDGAARRGTITTAHGTIDTPAFMPVGTAATVKGMLPEQVAETGAQILLGNTYHLMLRPGAERVAELGGLHTFMNWDKPILTDSGGYQVMSLSKLRKITEEGVTFQSHVDGSRQHLSPERSIEIQHLLDADITMAFDECTPFPADEETAAESMRLSMRWAVRSKEAFQQRDGYGLFGIVQGSIYPELREESAEALKEIGFDGYAIGGLAVGEGQELMFQTLEKTIPHLPEDRPRYLMGVGKPPDLVGAVMRGVDMFDCVLPTRSGRTAQAFTRRGTINLMNARHAADPRPIDPDCQCYACRNYSRAYINHLLKCQEMLGPMLITRHNLHYYQELMAGMRSAIEQGALQQFAVNFEAQYTGGDIPEI; this is encoded by the coding sequence ATGAAATTTGGATATGAAAAACTGAAACAGGATGGTGCGGCACGGCGCGGAACGATCACAACGGCGCACGGCACAATCGATACGCCGGCCTTTATGCCGGTCGGTACAGCGGCGACGGTAAAAGGAATGCTTCCTGAGCAGGTGGCCGAGACCGGTGCACAGATTCTGCTTGGAAATACCTATCACCTGATGCTGCGTCCCGGCGCAGAGCGTGTGGCCGAACTGGGCGGCCTGCACACGTTTATGAATTGGGACAAACCGATTCTGACCGACTCCGGCGGCTATCAGGTAATGAGCCTTTCCAAGCTTCGGAAAATCACCGAGGAGGGGGTGACTTTTCAGTCTCATGTTGACGGCAGCCGCCAGCATTTGAGTCCTGAACGTTCTATCGAAATTCAGCATCTGCTCGATGCGGATATTACGATGGCTTTTGACGAATGTACGCCGTTCCCGGCGGATGAGGAGACCGCTGCCGAATCGATGCGGCTTTCCATGCGCTGGGCGGTCCGTTCTAAAGAGGCCTTTCAGCAGCGCGACGGATACGGACTGTTCGGTATTGTGCAGGGCAGTATTTATCCCGAGCTTCGCGAAGAGTCGGCCGAGGCGCTGAAGGAAATCGGTTTCGACGGCTATGCCATCGGCGGTCTTGCGGTTGGCGAGGGACAGGAACTGATGTTCCAAACCTTGGAAAAAACAATTCCGCACCTGCCGGAGGATCGGCCGCGTTATCTGATGGGCGTCGGTAAACCGCCGGATCTGGTCGGAGCAGTTATGCGCGGCGTGGATATGTTTGACTGTGTTCTGCCGACCCGTTCGGGGCGCACGGCCCAGGCCTTTACGCGGCGAGGAACGATCAATCTGATGAATGCCCGCCACGCGGCCGATCCGCGGCCGATAGATCCCGATTGTCAGTGCTATGCCTGCCGAAACTATTCGCGAGCCTATATCAACCATTTGCTGAAGTGTCAGGAAATGCTGGGGCCGATGCTGATCACCCGCCATAACCTGCATTATTATCAGGAACTGATGGCCGGAATGCGCAGCGCGATTGAACAGGGTGCGCTGCAGCAGTTTGCTGTCAATTTTGAAGCGCAGTACACCGGCGGTGACATTCCGGAAATTTGA
- a CDS encoding DUF2934 domain-containing protein, producing MAAKKTAKKASAKKVTKKAVAKKAPVKKAVAKKAPAKKKVAKKAAAKKTVVTKEKFYSMVNEAAYFAAENDGNAKSAVDYWMEAEAAISSKFQIK from the coding sequence ATGGCTGCGAAAAAAACAGCAAAAAAAGCATCAGCGAAGAAAGTAACCAAAAAAGCGGTTGCCAAAAAAGCTCCGGTCAAGAAGGCCGTTGCTAAAAAAGCTCCGGCCAAGAAAAAGGTCGCAAAGAAAGCGGCTGCGAAAAAAACAGTTGTAACCAAAGAAAAATTCTATTCGATGGTTAATGAAGCGGCCTATTTTGCTGCCGAAAATGACGGCAATGCTAAAAGCGCTGTTGATTACTGGATGGAAGCCGAAGCGGCAATTTCATCTAAGTTCCAAATTAAATAA
- a CDS encoding ExeA family protein: MRQPPFESNCDAQFFYESEAHGEALARLLYLVSDRGMGMGAMTGEIGSGKTMVLNVLGSRLRKDLYTTIKLHTAHLPFEHILAEINQQLRGSGDAPGNNDKYYQLKEFEGMLHNKVGAIGKHLILVLDESQFLSKECLDELKCLTNYNQQESLLTIILSGQPELKEKLSSLPQIYQRLGMFCYLKNLRYEEVAPYLQHRLKTAGAEKLDIFEEDSIDPLFSFSGGCPRQINRVCKLAVDRACLMKKDRIDAEMIRMIVRDIEKHFG, encoded by the coding sequence ATGAGACAACCGCCATTTGAGTCAAACTGTGACGCTCAGTTTTTTTATGAAAGCGAAGCGCATGGCGAGGCGCTGGCACGTCTGCTTTACCTGGTTTCCGACCGCGGGATGGGCATGGGCGCCATGACCGGCGAAATCGGCAGCGGAAAAACCATGGTGTTAAATGTTCTGGGGTCCCGTCTTCGCAAAGACCTATACACAACGATCAAGCTCCATACGGCTCACCTGCCGTTTGAGCACATTCTAGCCGAAATCAACCAGCAGCTTCGCGGCTCAGGCGATGCTCCTGGAAATAATGATAAATATTACCAGCTCAAAGAGTTTGAAGGCATGCTTCATAACAAAGTGGGCGCCATTGGCAAACACCTGATTTTGGTCCTCGATGAGTCTCAGTTCCTGAGTAAAGAGTGTCTTGATGAGCTGAAATGCCTGACGAACTACAACCAACAGGAATCTCTCCTGACTATCATCCTTTCCGGTCAGCCAGAGCTGAAAGAGAAACTGAGCTCCCTGCCGCAGATTTATCAGCGACTGGGCATGTTTTGCTATTTGAAAAACCTGCGCTACGAAGAAGTCGCCCCGTACCTCCAGCACCGTCTGAAAACTGCCGGTGCCGAGAAACTGGATATATTCGAAGAAGACAGTATCGACCCGCTGTTTTCTTTTTCAGGCGGATGCCCTCGCCAGATCAACCGGGTCTGCAAACTGGCAGTTGACCGGGCATGTTTGATGAAAAAGGATCGAATTGATGCGGAGATGATTCGAATGATTGTGCGCGACATTGAAAAACATTTTGGATAA
- a CDS encoding GumC family protein, with amino-acid sequence MRDKPEENLTFGQPREQLAEKERSDAPVQEETGSSPSRPQQEPDATPKTDAVKQNETSETNSFTPPSSASPRHSTEQAFRIKDQFEDLNTIHQTLGRKKAKPSNTPVLGAGLPDHSSDPATSIRRENDLQDFFRNLDIVKIMRGVYRRFWIALACAFGLMMILLSATRHLQGGFSYTAQAKIIYTNPSQKQIDSQGSSFMLRPLSEDTLLDMLLSPDNITSLEQFTGFEPLEQSISYDSQRKSDIITLQVNDMPDEKTAIQAVNKLAEIIISSNAKFYRDLASAAYEQYHTQRENVEKELKAATEAVENFQRKNELLELNTQYENYFSSKTAAADRLSVARVAHEGLLVRINNYEKMIADLPDEILDEAQEDNPLKRRISNAEAALLQARIQYAADNPKIQRQEKELEELRKMLQSGTFDETRERTYISNPLKGQLEGELMKLRSEEQVAAQQVAALQNDLDKLNAHFQKLPGLEKEYARLLEKRSTLDASYKQLKASEESAHATMTASLSDFRLFSSATSAEPGGSSLLGRVIPIAGFVFGFFGGIAIILLIELLDGKIRTLHQLEKAYDAPCLASIVEIPNFEQYDAYELLLPSTREISDRLNVLLRGKKAKMFGFASSLDDEGKSIISFNLARYYSSLNLRVLFVSFDTKSNPCLPDLADTAWPQMGLEDYLSDQAELSDMLLTVHGVDVVRVNQMRSDLLDLAKGPSMPRLRDLLCSSYDLIITEIPSVLDNPLAGTVSAFQDELIYVIASPVSDRKLVDAGLEFLEDRGLAPRALVFNKVNPYYLEDVRQQRVIRSLPDQRGLIAGLFDRVQKSKESAPEFMEPVPGESQEHTTEPEAPSFSQKTAPEEIKETPGFEEMSEEEELSFIEWMNKSKKHNQPSEEEPGTHEKRT; translated from the coding sequence ATGAGAGATAAACCGGAAGAAAATCTGACCTTCGGACAGCCTCGTGAGCAACTGGCTGAAAAAGAAAGGTCCGATGCCCCCGTTCAGGAGGAAACCGGCTCATCGCCCTCCCGGCCTCAACAGGAACCGGACGCCACTCCGAAAACAGATGCCGTCAAACAGAATGAAACATCGGAAACAAATTCATTCACTCCTCCATCCTCCGCCTCCCCCCGGCACAGCACGGAACAGGCATTCCGAATTAAAGACCAATTCGAAGACCTGAACACCATCCACCAGACACTTGGCCGAAAAAAAGCCAAACCGTCCAATACTCCGGTTTTGGGGGCAGGACTTCCAGACCACTCCTCAGATCCGGCAACAAGCATTCGACGCGAGAATGATCTTCAGGACTTTTTCCGAAATCTGGACATCGTTAAAATTATGCGTGGTGTTTATCGTCGCTTCTGGATTGCTCTGGCCTGCGCTTTCGGCTTAATGATGATCCTGCTGTCGGCAACGCGCCATCTTCAGGGAGGCTTCTCCTACACTGCCCAGGCAAAAATCATTTACACCAACCCGTCTCAGAAACAAATCGATTCTCAGGGATCGTCCTTCATGCTGCGACCTCTCTCTGAAGACACATTACTCGATATGCTGCTGTCGCCAGACAACATCACCTCCCTGGAGCAATTCACAGGATTTGAACCTCTGGAACAAAGCATTTCTTACGACAGCCAAAGAAAATCGGACATCATTACCCTTCAGGTTAACGACATGCCTGATGAGAAGACAGCCATCCAGGCCGTCAACAAACTTGCCGAAATCATCATCAGCAGCAATGCAAAATTTTATCGGGACCTGGCTTCTGCTGCGTACGAACAATATCATACGCAAAGAGAAAACGTGGAAAAAGAACTGAAGGCCGCAACGGAGGCCGTTGAAAACTTCCAACGAAAAAATGAACTGCTGGAACTCAACACACAATACGAGAACTATTTTTCGTCAAAAACTGCAGCCGCAGACCGGTTAAGTGTCGCCAGAGTCGCGCACGAAGGATTACTGGTCCGAATCAACAATTACGAGAAAATGATAGCGGATCTTCCGGATGAGATTCTCGACGAAGCGCAGGAGGACAACCCGCTCAAACGAAGAATCTCCAACGCCGAAGCCGCCCTGCTTCAGGCACGCATTCAATACGCAGCCGACAACCCGAAAATCCAGCGTCAGGAAAAAGAACTCGAAGAGCTGCGCAAAATGCTCCAAAGCGGAACCTTTGATGAAACGCGCGAAAGGACATATATTTCCAACCCGCTCAAAGGACAGCTCGAAGGCGAACTCATGAAATTGAGATCTGAAGAGCAAGTGGCCGCTCAACAGGTGGCGGCGCTTCAAAATGATCTCGACAAACTGAATGCCCATTTCCAGAAACTGCCCGGACTGGAAAAAGAATATGCCCGGCTGCTCGAAAAACGCTCTACTCTGGATGCCAGCTACAAACAGCTTAAAGCCAGCGAAGAATCGGCTCATGCAACCATGACCGCAAGCCTGTCCGATTTTCGTCTGTTCAGCTCAGCCACAAGTGCCGAGCCCGGTGGATCATCACTCCTCGGGAGGGTGATTCCAATCGCAGGGTTTGTTTTCGGTTTTTTCGGCGGCATCGCTATTATTCTTCTGATCGAACTGCTGGATGGAAAAATCCGCACACTGCACCAGCTGGAAAAAGCGTATGATGCTCCCTGCCTTGCATCGATTGTAGAAATTCCGAATTTTGAACAATATGATGCGTACGAGCTTCTGCTTCCTTCTACTCGAGAGATTTCAGACCGCCTGAATGTTCTTCTGCGAGGAAAAAAGGCTAAAATGTTCGGATTTGCAAGCTCTCTCGATGACGAGGGAAAAAGCATCATATCGTTCAATCTGGCGCGCTACTACAGTTCGCTGAATCTCAGAGTTCTATTCGTCAGCTTTGACACAAAATCAAATCCGTGCCTGCCGGATCTGGCCGATACCGCATGGCCTCAAATGGGCCTCGAAGATTATCTTAGTGACCAGGCAGAATTATCAGATATGCTTTTAACGGTGCACGGTGTCGATGTGGTTCGCGTCAACCAGATGCGCTCCGATCTCCTCGATCTCGCCAAAGGACCATCCATGCCAAGACTCCGGGATCTGCTCTGCAGCAGCTATGATCTCATCATCACAGAAATCCCCTCGGTACTGGACAACCCTCTGGCCGGAACCGTAAGCGCATTCCAAGACGAGCTGATTTATGTGATTGCTTCTCCAGTCAGTGACCGAAAACTTGTCGATGCAGGGCTGGAGTTTCTGGAAGACCGCGGACTGGCGCCGAGGGCTCTGGTTTTCAACAAGGTAAACCCTTACTATCTGGAAGATGTCCGCCAGCAGCGTGTCATACGCAGCCTGCCCGATCAACGCGGCCTTATTGCGGGACTGTTTGATCGCGTCCAAAAAAGCAAGGAATCGGCACCTGAGTTCATGGAGCCCGTTCCAGGAGAATCTCAGGAACACACCACAGAGCCTGAAGCCCCTTCCTTCTCTCAGAAAACTGCGCCCGAGGAAATCAAAGAAACCCCGGGGTTTGAAGAAATGTCAGAGGAAGAAGAACTGTCTTTTATTGAGTGGATGAATAAATCGAAAAAACATAATCAACCGTCCGAAGAGGAACCCGGCACCCATGAAAAACGGACTTAA
- a CDS encoding alpha/beta hydrolase, protein MVSHGYVAITPQYRIGKGLGTRPRESVMDAKPCIRWVRSHAIDLGIDPNRLMVGGGSTGGLLAAACASVAKINLRILRRWTATSSVSKDGHKLPARTSMMFGCDKL, encoded by the coding sequence ATGGTCTCGCACGGTTACGTAGCAATTACGCCTCAATATCGTATAGGGAAAGGGCTCGGTACTAGGCCGCGTGAATCCGTAATGGACGCTAAACCCTGCATCCGCTGGGTAAGAAGCCATGCGATTGATTTAGGGATTGATCCGAATCGGTTGATGGTCGGAGGCGGATCGACCGGAGGTCTTCTGGCCGCTGCGTGTGCTTCGGTTGCAAAGATCAATCTAAGGATATTGAGACGGTGGACGGCGACCTCATCCGTCTCAAAAGATGGACACAAATTGCCCGCGAGAACATCAATGATGTTTGGCTGTGACAAACTCTAG
- a CDS encoding FprA family A-type flavoprotein — protein sequence MKIHKIVDEIYHLSVNIEEEGYLFEGIWPIPNGVSINGYLIKGDKNVLIDLTQDIMDFPAAVSRQIESASIGVEDIDILVVNHMEPDHSGWLRDFCRQNTKAVIYCTEKAVPLLEAFSGVPADRAVAITDGMTLELGDYELQFFNTPNIHWPETMMTYEKKRGILFSCDAFGSYGSLDEDAVFDDQVSDEKHAFYENEALRYYANIVASFSLPVLKGLEKLSGLDIKIICPSHGIIWRENPSVIVDHYKRYAEYSKGPGEKEVTLVWSSMYGNTKKIVSTIIEVLRGRKIPVHVYQVPGDDVGHILGDAWKSRGLIFGMPTYEYKMFPPMAHVIEELIMKKVKNKKVFRFGSYGWVGGAQRDFEAKTEKSGWDVVGCFEWQGAATEADHDAIRKAVGAYCDSLEEA from the coding sequence ATGAAGATACATAAAATAGTTGATGAGATTTATCATCTGTCGGTGAACATTGAGGAAGAAGGATACCTTTTTGAGGGAATCTGGCCGATTCCGAATGGCGTGTCGATTAACGGCTATCTGATTAAAGGGGATAAGAATGTTCTGATTGATCTGACGCAGGACATCATGGACTTTCCGGCAGCGGTTTCCCGGCAGATTGAGTCTGCATCGATCGGTGTTGAGGATATTGATATTCTGGTGGTGAACCACATGGAGCCGGACCACAGCGGCTGGCTGCGGGATTTCTGCAGGCAAAACACAAAGGCGGTTATTTACTGCACCGAAAAAGCGGTTCCGTTGCTGGAGGCATTTTCCGGAGTTCCTGCCGATCGCGCTGTTGCGATTACGGATGGTATGACGCTGGAGCTGGGCGATTACGAACTCCAGTTCTTTAACACGCCGAATATTCACTGGCCGGAAACCATGATGACCTATGAAAAGAAGCGCGGAATTCTTTTCTCCTGCGATGCCTTCGGTTCCTACGGCTCGCTGGATGAAGATGCTGTGTTTGACGATCAGGTTTCTGACGAAAAGCATGCGTTTTATGAAAACGAGGCCCTCCGCTATTACGCCAACATTGTGGCCAGTTTCAGTCTGCCGGTTCTAAAAGGTCTGGAGAAGCTGAGCGGACTGGACATCAAGATTATCTGTCCGTCTCACGGAATCATCTGGCGCGAAAATCCCAGTGTGATTGTTGACCACTACAAACGTTATGCGGAGTACAGCAAAGGGCCGGGCGAAAAAGAAGTGACGCTGGTCTGGAGCAGTATGTACGGCAACACTAAAAAGATTGTCAGCACGATTATTGAGGTTCTGCGCGGTCGTAAAATTCCAGTGCATGTTTACCAGGTTCCGGGCGATGACGTGGGACATATTCTTGGGGATGCATGGAAATCCCGCGGGCTGATTTTCGGGATGCCGACCTATGAGTACAAAATGTTCCCGCCGATGGCGCATGTGATCGAAGAGCTCATCATGAAGAAGGTCAAAAACAAAAAGGTCTTCCGCTTCGGCTCCTATGGCTGGGTCGGCGGTGCTCAGCGTGACTTCGAAGCCAAAACCGAAAAATCCGGTTGGGATGTGGTCGGTTGTTTCGAGTGGCAGGGTGCGGCTACGGAAGCGGATCACGATGCAATCCGCAAAGCGGTCGGAGCCTATTGCGACAGCCTCGAGGAAGCGTAG
- a CDS encoding epoxyqueuosine reductase QueH, translating into MGTPITNNESPGTGSGKLLLHTCCAPCAAPSAERMVLAGREVILFFSNFNIHPETEYQKRLEHARKLARRMNLVIEEDQYDHAEWLKHIHGLENEPEKGRRCEKCFEFSLARTNQMAERLGIEAFATTLTLSPHKVSRIIFEIGAQFPRFEPIDFKKQGGFLRSIELSEEYGLYRQNYCGCEFSRR; encoded by the coding sequence TTGGGAACTCCAATAACCAATAACGAATCTCCAGGAACCGGCAGCGGTAAGCTGCTGTTGCATACCTGCTGCGCGCCGTGCGCGGCACCGTCGGCGGAGCGGATGGTGCTGGCCGGGCGCGAGGTGATTCTTTTTTTCAGTAATTTTAATATTCATCCTGAAACGGAATATCAGAAACGGCTGGAGCACGCCCGCAAGCTGGCGAGGCGGATGAATCTGGTGATTGAAGAGGACCAGTACGACCACGCTGAATGGCTGAAGCATATCCATGGTTTGGAAAACGAACCAGAGAAGGGCAGGCGTTGTGAGAAATGTTTCGAGTTTTCGCTGGCACGGACCAACCAGATGGCTGAACGACTTGGCATTGAAGCGTTTGCCACCACGCTGACGCTCAGTCCACACAAGGTTTCGCGGATTATTTTTGAGATCGGCGCGCAGTTTCCGCGGTTCGAACCGATCGATTTCAAGAAGCAGGGGGGATTTCTGCGCAGCATTGAACTGAGCGAGGAATATGGCCTTTACCGCCAGAATTACTGTGGCTGTGAGTTTTCCCGGCGCTGA